A window of the Mucilaginibacter sp. cycad4 genome harbors these coding sequences:
- a CDS encoding YceI family protein, translating to MKKIIFSALIIALTTFSAFAIFGNWKVKGDEAQVTFEGHRVSGSFSGLKADITFDKDHPEQAKISATIDVTTAATGFFIKTSHVKSALGADDYPTIRFESTSVSKSGNGYVASGKLTMKGKTNPESIHFTFDEKGSEGTFKGDFKVQPPKYGIDRSGTPPEVTIHLTVPVSKG from the coding sequence ATGAAAAAAATTATTTTTTCTGCCCTGATCATTGCTCTTACCACCTTTTCGGCATTCGCTATTTTTGGCAACTGGAAAGTTAAGGGCGATGAAGCCCAGGTAACTTTTGAAGGCCACAGGGTAAGCGGTTCATTCAGCGGTTTAAAAGCCGATATAACATTTGATAAAGACCATCCCGAACAAGCTAAAATTTCGGCAACTATTGATGTTACAACCGCGGCAACCGGTTTTTTTATTAAAACCAGCCACGTAAAATCGGCCCTTGGCGCTGATGATTATCCAACCATCAGGTTCGAATCAACCTCGGTATCAAAAAGCGGTAATGGCTATGTAGCCAGCGGCAAGCTAACCATGAAAGGTAAAACTAACCCCGAATCGATCCATTTTACGTTTGATGAAAAAGGGAGCGAAGGAACTTTTAAAGGAGATTTTAAAGTACAGCCTCCAAAATATGGTATTGACAGGAGCGGTACGCCGCCCGAAGTCACTATCCATTTGACAGTGCCGGTGAGTAAAGGATAA
- a CDS encoding acylphosphatase: MKHLNITVKGKVQGVFFRKSTKAVADQLGVRGFVLNEPNGDVYIEAEADDTFLDMFIDWCNEGPEDAEVTFIESHEGELKNYRNFEVVKRRL, encoded by the coding sequence ATAAAACATCTTAATATTACAGTTAAAGGCAAAGTGCAGGGCGTTTTTTTTCGTAAATCAACCAAAGCAGTTGCCGATCAGCTTGGCGTACGCGGTTTTGTATTGAATGAACCCAATGGCGATGTGTATATTGAAGCCGAAGCTGATGACACATTTCTTGATATGTTCATTGACTGGTGTAACGAAGGCCCTGAAGATGCAGAGGTAACTTTCATTGAAAGCCATGAAGGCGAATTGAAAAACTATCGTAATTTTGAGGTTGTTAAAAGACGTCTGTAA